In one window of Kitasatospora sp. MMS16-BH015 DNA:
- a CDS encoding glycogen debranching N-terminal domain-containing protein encodes MPPPGAVPPPGAGHPGAAAPVQPRPTGPVRPQPVAGHSEVICVNAPAMTASGPDGQLRGHGLHGFFRAGVRALARMELRLGGIEPLPLQGTLTSAAEARFVGAVRVPGDPDPDPALTVERLRNADGVETVTVRNTGGRPARLPLEITFGTDLGQLSEIAAGHRTPDLPAQVQSAGLRWAGPHHSATVSAKPSPHAVLAGAGVLRWDLEVQPGARWSVELRSELQSLTPPAVRPPTGRGPGVPLPWSAPGVRCDDSRAELLLPRSLDALAGLLLADADRPTDLYSASGAPWRFGLTSADALWAARLTLPLGTRLAAGTLRALARRQYPGGARPEGVIPGALRHAGPELPPSCTATEATLLFVTVLAEAWRWGMPTQEVADLLPAAERALAALRANLATDPVGARPALGSEPDAPVIEGPVGFVTDLGRTAEERSARPVPARCEAQAQAHRAALHGADLLEAFGRPGAAEWRAWAAGLRERFREQFWIDDLSGGRPAAALIAPGRPLPTVAASFVHLLDLGLAAEGADHEGLLDREQTRVLAQRLVAPEFDCGWGLRTLSAKSPRFNPIGHRSGAVRVHETALAVAGLSGAGFEREAGELLTGLLDASAHFEGRLPEMYAGEQRVPGCPPVPHPAACRPAAVASAAGVHLVTALAGIRPDVPAGRVVVRPASTAPLGELELTGLRVAGEPFSVRVSRIGVAVVEEASPSLLLGAR; translated from the coding sequence ATGCCCCCGCCCGGTGCCGTCCCGCCGCCCGGGGCCGGGCACCCCGGTGCCGCCGCGCCCGTCCAGCCGCGCCCGACCGGTCCGGTGCGGCCGCAGCCGGTGGCCGGCCACTCCGAGGTGATCTGCGTCAACGCCCCGGCGATGACCGCCTCCGGCCCCGACGGTCAGCTGCGCGGCCACGGCCTGCACGGCTTCTTCCGGGCCGGCGTCAGGGCCCTCGCGCGGATGGAGCTGCGTCTGGGCGGCATCGAGCCGCTGCCGCTGCAGGGCACGCTGACCTCGGCGGCGGAGGCCAGGTTCGTCGGCGCGGTCCGCGTGCCCGGCGATCCGGACCCTGATCCGGCGCTCACCGTCGAGCGGCTCAGGAACGCCGACGGCGTGGAGACCGTCACCGTGCGCAACACCGGCGGCCGCCCGGCTCGGCTGCCGCTGGAGATCACCTTTGGCACGGACCTCGGCCAGCTGTCCGAGATCGCCGCAGGCCACCGCACCCCCGACCTGCCCGCGCAGGTCCAGTCGGCTGGCCTGCGCTGGGCCGGTCCGCACCACAGCGCGACCGTCTCGGCCAAGCCCTCCCCGCACGCCGTCCTGGCCGGGGCCGGCGTCCTGCGCTGGGATCTGGAGGTGCAGCCGGGCGCGCGGTGGTCGGTCGAGCTGCGCAGCGAGCTCCAGTCGCTCACCCCGCCGGCGGTCCGGCCGCCGACCGGGCGCGGCCCCGGCGTGCCGCTGCCGTGGTCCGCACCCGGGGTGCGCTGCGACGACTCACGCGCCGAACTGCTGCTGCCGCGTTCGCTCGACGCACTGGCCGGCCTGCTGCTCGCGGACGCCGACCGGCCCACCGACCTCTACTCGGCCTCCGGCGCCCCCTGGCGCTTCGGCCTCACCTCGGCGGACGCGCTCTGGGCGGCCAGACTCACCCTGCCCCTCGGCACCCGCCTGGCCGCAGGCACCCTGCGCGCCCTCGCGCGCCGTCAGTACCCCGGGGGCGCACGCCCCGAGGGCGTGATCCCCGGTGCGCTTCGCCACGCGGGCCCTGAGCTTCCCCCGTCCTGCACGGCCACCGAGGCCACGCTGCTCTTCGTCACGGTGCTGGCCGAGGCCTGGCGCTGGGGCATGCCCACCCAGGAGGTCGCCGACCTCCTCCCGGCCGCGGAGCGGGCGCTCGCCGCCCTCCGGGCCAACCTCGCGACCGATCCCGTCGGCGCGCGCCCCGCGCTCGGGAGCGAGCCGGATGCCCCGGTGATCGAGGGCCCGGTCGGCTTCGTCACCGACCTGGGCCGCACGGCCGAGGAGCGCAGCGCCCGCCCCGTCCCGGCGCGCTGCGAGGCGCAGGCCCAGGCACATCGGGCCGCACTGCACGGCGCCGATCTGCTGGAGGCGTTCGGCCGCCCCGGCGCCGCCGAGTGGCGGGCCTGGGCCGCCGGCCTGCGGGAGCGCTTCCGCGAGCAGTTCTGGATCGACGACCTGTCAGGCGGCCGCCCGGCCGCCGCACTGATCGCCCCCGGCCGGCCGCTGCCGACGGTGGCCGCCTCCTTCGTCCACCTGCTCGACCTCGGTCTGGCCGCCGAGGGCGCTGATCACGAGGGCCTGTTGGACCGCGAGCAGACCAGGGTGCTGGCCCAGCGGCTGGTCGCCCCGGAGTTCGACTGCGGATGGGGCCTGCGCACCCTGAGCGCGAAGTCCCCCCGGTTCAATCCGATCGGGCACCGCAGCGGAGCGGTCCGCGTCCACGAGACGGCGCTCGCCGTGGCCGGGCTGTCCGGGGCGGGGTTCGAGCGGGAGGCGGGGGAGCTGCTCACCGGTCTGCTCGACGCCTCGGCGCACTTCGAGGGCCGGCTGCCCGAGATGTACGCGGGGGAGCAGCGGGTCCCGGGCTGCCCGCCGGTGCCACACCCGGCGGCCTGCCGCCCGGCGGCCGTGGCCTCGGCCGCCGGTGTCCACCTGGTCACCGCCCTCGCCGGGATCCGCCCGGACGTCCCGGCCGGTCGGGTGGTGGTCCGCCCCGCCAGTACGGCCCCGCTCGGCGAGCTGGAGCTCACCGGCCTGCGGGTCGCGGGGGAGCCGTTCTCGGTCCGGGTCAGCCGGATCGGTGTCGCCGTGGTCGAGGAGGCATCGCCTTCGCTGCTCCTGGGAGCCCGCTGA
- a CDS encoding NUDIX domain-containing protein: protein MSRYDPSAFPPFAVTVDLVVLTVREHALCALLVRRGEPPYQGYWALPGGFVRPDEGLAEAASRELAEETGLRAHSASGQNSAGAHLEQLATYGHPQRDPRMRVVSVAHLALAPDLPTPRPGGDASSARWAPAGELIGQSPADGVPLAFDHGRILADGVERARSKIEYSSLATAFCPPEFTVGELRQVYEAVWGVALDPRNFHRKVTGTPGFLVPTGGTTTRQGGRPAQLFKAGGATVLNPPMLRPES, encoded by the coding sequence ATGTCCCGTTATGACCCGTCGGCCTTCCCCCCGTTCGCTGTCACGGTCGACCTGGTGGTGCTGACGGTGCGGGAGCACGCGTTGTGCGCGCTGCTGGTCCGGCGTGGCGAGCCGCCGTACCAGGGGTACTGGGCCCTGCCGGGCGGTTTCGTCCGTCCCGACGAGGGGTTGGCGGAGGCCGCCTCCCGAGAGCTCGCGGAGGAGACCGGCCTGCGCGCCCACTCCGCCTCGGGTCAGAACTCCGCCGGGGCCCACCTCGAACAGCTCGCGACCTACGGCCACCCGCAGCGCGACCCCCGGATGCGCGTGGTGAGCGTGGCGCACCTCGCGCTCGCCCCCGACCTGCCGACCCCGCGTCCCGGCGGCGACGCGAGCAGCGCCCGGTGGGCACCCGCCGGGGAGCTGATCGGCCAGAGCCCCGCCGACGGCGTGCCGCTGGCCTTCGACCACGGCCGGATCCTGGCGGACGGCGTCGAGCGAGCCCGGTCGAAGATCGAGTACTCCTCGCTGGCCACGGCCTTCTGCCCGCCGGAGTTCACCGTCGGCGAGCTGCGCCAGGTCTACGAGGCGGTCTGGGGCGTGGCCCTCGATCCCCGAAACTTCCACCGCAAGGTCACCGGTACCCCAGGCTTCCTGGTCCCGACCGGTGGCACCACGACCCGTCAGGGCGGCCGCCCCGCCCAGCTCTTCAAGGCGGGCGGCGCCACCGTCCTCAACCCGCCGATGCTCCGCCCGGAGTCCTGA
- a CDS encoding alpha/beta fold hydrolase — translation MSTSNRLPGIVTTDHVFQLPLDHQAPDGEQIEVYAREVVAASRQGDDLPWLLFLQGGPGGKANRPLGRDGWLVRALDDYRVLLLDQRGTGRSTPATRQTLARRGDARQQADYLAHFRADSIVRDAELIRRRLLGEEGRWSLLGQSFGGFCTLTYLSLAPEGLREAFVTGGLAGLRVSADDVYRAAYPRVARKNAAHYARYPQDVAVVRGIAAHLAKNPARLPDGGELTVEAFQALGLMLGSGTGSHSLHYLLEEAWVEGVDGPELSDTFLDGVHAQLSFASGPLYAVLHESIYGQRSVDGAGTRWAAERVRTEYPEFDARAALDSDRPVLFTGEMIYPAMFETDPSLRPLRETAELLAERGDWPDLYDPARLAENTVPVAAAVYHDDMYVDTADSLETANAVRGLQVWVTNEWEHDGLRVSGGQVLDRLIKLVRGEV, via the coding sequence ATGTCCACCAGCAACCGGCTGCCCGGAATCGTCACCACCGACCACGTGTTCCAGCTGCCACTCGACCACCAGGCCCCCGACGGGGAGCAGATCGAGGTCTACGCCCGCGAGGTGGTGGCCGCCAGCCGGCAGGGCGACGACCTGCCCTGGCTGCTCTTCCTCCAGGGCGGGCCGGGCGGGAAGGCCAACCGGCCGCTCGGCCGGGACGGCTGGCTGGTGCGGGCGCTCGACGACTACCGGGTGCTGCTCCTCGACCAGCGCGGCACCGGCCGGTCCACCCCCGCCACCCGGCAGACCCTGGCCCGGCGTGGCGACGCCCGGCAGCAGGCCGACTACCTGGCGCACTTCCGGGCCGACTCGATCGTCCGTGACGCCGAGCTGATCCGCCGCCGGCTGCTGGGCGAGGAGGGCCGCTGGAGCCTGCTCGGCCAGAGCTTCGGCGGCTTCTGCACGCTGACCTACCTTTCGCTGGCGCCGGAAGGGCTGCGGGAGGCGTTCGTGACGGGCGGCCTTGCGGGCCTCCGGGTCTCCGCCGACGACGTGTACCGCGCCGCGTACCCGCGCGTCGCGCGGAAGAACGCCGCCCACTACGCGCGCTACCCGCAGGACGTGGCAGTGGTGCGCGGGATCGCGGCGCACCTGGCCAAGAACCCGGCCCGGCTGCCGGACGGCGGTGAGCTCACCGTCGAGGCCTTCCAGGCGCTCGGCCTGATGCTCGGCTCCGGCACCGGCTCGCACTCGCTGCACTACCTGCTCGAAGAGGCCTGGGTCGAGGGCGTGGACGGGCCCGAGCTCTCCGACACCTTCCTCGACGGGGTGCACGCCCAGCTGTCCTTCGCCTCGGGCCCGCTGTACGCCGTGCTGCACGAGTCGATCTACGGCCAGCGCTCCGTGGACGGGGCCGGCACCCGGTGGGCGGCCGAGCGGGTGCGGACCGAGTACCCCGAGTTCGACGCCCGGGCGGCGCTGGACTCGGACCGGCCGGTCCTGTTCACCGGCGAGATGATCTACCCCGCGATGTTCGAGACGGACCCCTCGCTCCGGCCCCTCCGGGAGACGGCCGAGCTGCTCGCCGAGCGCGGTGACTGGCCGGACCTGTATGACCCGGCCCGGCTGGCCGAGAACACGGTGCCGGTCGCGGCGGCGGTCTACCACGACGACATGTACGTCGACACCGCCGACTCGCTGGAGACCGCGAACGCCGTCCGGGGCCTCCAGGTGTGGGTGACGAACGAGTGGGAGCATGACGGCCTCCGGGTGAGTGGGGGGCAGGTGCTCGACCGGCTGATCAAGCTGGTGCGCGGCGAGGTCTGA
- a CDS encoding RNA polymerase sigma factor, with amino-acid sequence MFVSASTSRSLPPEIAESAALLALIERGKAQGQIAGDDVRQAFEADQIPVTKWKNVMRSLNQVLIEEGVDLMVSAAEPAGAKRKSVAAKSTTKRTATKAAVTRTPAAPTKPPVRIAPAASVAASTVTAAAVEVTVVDSIEMAEARTAAAAAKKAAAPAKKAVAKKAAAPAKKAVAKKTAAKAKGEDEIGEEELLEDVALPGDKAEGGAETPEEESDQGFVLSDDDEDDAPAQQVAVAGATADPVKDYLKQIGKVPLLNAEQEVELAKRIEAGLFAEDKLSAADKLAPKLKRELEIIAEDGRRAKNHLLEANLRLVVSLAKRYTGRGMLFLDLIQEGNLGLIRAVEKFDYTKGYKFSTYATWWIRQAITRAMADQARTIRIPVHMVEVINKLARVQRQMLQDLGREPTPEELAKELDMTPEKVIEVQKYGREPISLHTPLGEDGDSEFGDLIEDSEAVVPADAVSFTLLQEQLHSVLDTLSEREAGVVSMRFGLTDGQPKTLDEIGKVYGVTRERIRQIESKTMSKLRHPSRSQVLRDYLD; translated from the coding sequence TTGTTCGTGTCGGCCAGCACATCCCGTTCGCTCCCCCCCGAGATCGCCGAGTCCGCAGCTCTGCTCGCGCTCATCGAGCGGGGCAAGGCCCAGGGGCAGATCGCCGGTGACGACGTGCGTCAGGCATTCGAGGCGGACCAGATCCCGGTCACCAAGTGGAAGAACGTCATGCGCAGCCTCAATCAGGTGCTGATTGAGGAGGGGGTGGACCTCATGGTGAGCGCGGCGGAGCCCGCCGGTGCCAAGCGCAAGAGCGTTGCCGCCAAGAGCACCACCAAGCGCACGGCGACCAAGGCCGCGGTCACCCGCACGCCCGCCGCCCCGACCAAGCCGCCGGTGCGGATCGCCCCCGCTGCCAGCGTCGCCGCCTCCACCGTGACGGCTGCCGCCGTCGAGGTGACGGTCGTCGACAGCATCGAGATGGCCGAGGCCCGCACCGCGGCCGCGGCCGCGAAGAAGGCCGCCGCGCCTGCCAAGAAGGCCGTGGCCAAGAAGGCCGCCGCCCCCGCCAAGAAGGCGGTGGCCAAGAAGACGGCCGCCAAGGCCAAGGGCGAGGACGAGATCGGCGAGGAGGAGCTCCTCGAGGACGTGGCGCTGCCCGGCGACAAGGCCGAGGGCGGTGCCGAAACTCCGGAGGAGGAGTCGGACCAGGGCTTCGTGCTCTCCGACGACGACGAGGACGACGCGCCGGCCCAGCAGGTGGCCGTCGCCGGTGCCACCGCCGACCCGGTCAAGGACTACCTCAAGCAGATCGGCAAGGTCCCGCTGCTCAACGCCGAGCAGGAGGTCGAGCTCGCCAAGCGCATCGAGGCCGGCCTGTTCGCCGAGGACAAGCTCAGCGCCGCCGACAAGCTCGCCCCCAAGCTCAAGCGCGAGCTGGAGATCATCGCCGAGGACGGCCGCCGCGCCAAGAACCACCTGCTGGAGGCCAACCTCCGTCTCGTGGTCTCGCTGGCCAAGCGCTACACCGGTCGCGGCATGCTCTTCCTGGACCTGATCCAGGAGGGCAACCTCGGTCTGATCCGCGCGGTCGAGAAGTTCGACTACACCAAGGGCTACAAGTTCTCCACGTACGCCACCTGGTGGATCCGTCAGGCGATCACCCGCGCGATGGCCGACCAGGCCCGCACCATCCGCATCCCGGTGCACATGGTCGAGGTCATCAACAAGCTGGCCCGCGTCCAGCGCCAGATGCTCCAGGACCTGGGCCGCGAGCCCACCCCGGAGGAGCTGGCCAAGGAACTCGACATGACCCCCGAGAAGGTCATCGAGGTCCAGAAGTACGGCCGCGAGCCGATCTCGCTGCACACCCCGCTCGGCGAGGACGGGGACAGCGAGTTCGGTGACCTGATCGAGGACTCCGAGGCGGTCGTCCCGGCCGACGCGGTCTCCTTCACCCTGCTCCAGGAGCAGCTGCACTCGGTGCTCGACACGCTCTCCGAGCGCGAGGCGGGCGTCGTGTCGATGCGCTTCGGCCTGACGGACGGTCAGCCGAAGACGCTGGACGAGATCGGCAAGGTCTACGGCGTGACGCGTGAGCGCATCCGCCAGATCGAGTCGAAGACCATGTCCAAGCTGCGCCACCCGTCCCGTTCCCAGGTGCTGCGCGACTACCTGGACTAA
- a CDS encoding FadR/GntR family transcriptional regulator, with amino-acid sequence MSTLAHPTMTAARSTDTVGSAELDRFSYADRPVPPAPRWEGSETELSRVGRKTTSSRGRGLHGQLVQQLGQMIVSGDLGADRPLVPEEIGQRFEVSRTVVRESLRVLEAKGLVSARPNVGTRVRPVTDWNLLDPDIIEWRAFGPARDEQRRELFELRWAIEPLAARLAAGHGREDVQQRLVELIEIMAHAGAQGDLVSYGRADTELHALVLQMAGNRMLEHLSGIISCALHVSGGQSASCERPSDASVSLHTRLVDALGTGDGTAAEAAVRALLTVHPEVEHGVPAPREH; translated from the coding sequence GTGAGTACCCTTGCGCACCCCACCATGACCGCCGCCCGCTCGACCGACACCGTCGGCTCCGCGGAGCTGGACCGCTTCTCCTACGCCGACCGGCCCGTCCCCCCCGCCCCCCGCTGGGAGGGCTCCGAGACCGAGCTCTCACGAGTCGGCCGCAAGACCACGAGCAGCCGGGGCCGTGGCCTGCACGGCCAGCTCGTCCAGCAGCTCGGCCAGATGATCGTCTCGGGCGACCTGGGCGCCGACCGCCCGCTCGTCCCCGAGGAGATCGGCCAGCGCTTCGAGGTGTCGCGGACGGTCGTCCGCGAGTCCCTCCGCGTGCTGGAGGCCAAGGGCCTGGTCAGCGCCCGGCCGAATGTCGGCACCCGGGTCCGTCCGGTCACCGACTGGAACCTGCTGGACCCCGACATCATCGAGTGGCGCGCCTTCGGCCCGGCCCGGGACGAGCAGCGCCGCGAGCTCTTCGAGCTCCGCTGGGCGATCGAGCCGCTGGCCGCCCGGCTGGCCGCCGGCCATGGCCGGGAGGACGTCCAGCAGCGGTTGGTCGAGCTGATCGAGATCATGGCCCACGCCGGAGCCCAGGGCGACCTGGTCAGCTACGGCCGGGCCGACACCGAGCTGCACGCCCTCGTGCTCCAGATGGCCGGGAACCGGATGCTGGAGCACCTGTCCGGGATCATCTCCTGCGCCCTGCACGTCTCCGGCGGTCAGTCGGCCTCCTGCGAGCGTCCCTCGGACGCTTCGGTGAGCCTGCACACCCGCCTGGTCGACGCGCTCGGCACGGGTGACGGCACTGCCGCCGAGGCAGCCGTCCGGGCCCTGCTCACCGTCCACCCGGAGGTCGAGCACGGTGTACCGGCCCCCCGTGAGCACTGA
- a CDS encoding DUF4192 domain-containing protein codes for MNHEHAAPLPGPTPGPLPSSLGLGLPTRMRGPGDMAEMLPYLLGFFPDDSIVVVGLHGPRLEQGGVIRLDIPESPDTWPSIAADTARLLIELSEQRGSRPSQVLVYLCHDPADGDRPGVVARLAPLADALVDRFGDHDIRVRESLAIVEGRWWSFLCRGTGCCGPDGTPIRSSRAPSPVAAAATFAGLASRGSRKEITAALAPVRGTEAERLEVELHRAGPALICLLGSAAERGELLDRVSLLIDRAMTAFRAGAAELDAEHTAQLLTGLQIRECRDRGAEYLEPHELATAQRLWRYLARRAVPPFESFGAAPLTLLAWTSWLAEDVATARIVLSRALDLDEEYTLAKLLYESLNAGLRPDDLLDGIRQERAARRSPAARAAEQPEPPSPGPGPGPSDPPAAPGRSRTRRRPPGPRSQADPEGREPLDAAKNPDAVKTPDGAEAADGPEAADGQEPPGAAKASEPPVVPESPEPPPSSPVKGCGIPAAVAEESYGPPHTAAGAPAQPHTAAGALAQPRTAGSPLPQPRTAGGRSPRPGTRRPQ; via the coding sequence ATGAACCACGAACACGCCGCACCCCTCCCGGGCCCGACGCCCGGCCCGCTCCCCAGCTCGCTCGGCCTCGGCCTCCCGACCCGGATGCGCGGCCCGGGCGACATGGCCGAGATGCTCCCCTACCTGCTCGGCTTCTTCCCCGACGACAGCATCGTCGTCGTCGGGCTGCACGGCCCCCGGCTCGAGCAGGGCGGGGTGATCCGCCTCGACATCCCCGAGAGCCCCGATACTTGGCCGTCGATCGCCGCCGACACCGCCCGGCTGCTGATCGAGCTCTCCGAGCAGCGGGGCAGCCGCCCCAGCCAGGTCCTGGTCTACCTCTGCCACGATCCGGCCGACGGCGACCGTCCGGGCGTGGTGGCCCGGCTGGCACCCCTGGCGGACGCACTGGTCGATCGCTTCGGCGATCACGACATCCGGGTCCGCGAGTCGCTGGCGATCGTCGAGGGCCGCTGGTGGTCCTTCCTCTGCCGAGGCACCGGTTGCTGCGGGCCGGACGGCACCCCGATCCGCTCCTCCCGGGCGCCCAGCCCGGTCGCGGCGGCCGCCACCTTCGCCGGGCTGGCCTCCCGGGGCAGCCGGAAGGAGATCACCGCCGCCCTGGCCCCGGTCCGGGGCACCGAGGCGGAGCGGCTCGAGGTCGAGCTGCACCGGGCCGGCCCCGCGCTGATCTGCCTGCTCGGCAGCGCCGCCGAGCGGGGCGAGCTGCTCGACCGGGTGAGCCTGCTGATCGACCGCGCCATGACGGCGTTCCGGGCCGGCGCGGCCGAGCTCGATGCCGAGCACACGGCCCAGCTGCTCACCGGCCTGCAGATCCGCGAGTGCCGCGACAGGGGCGCGGAGTACCTGGAGCCCCACGAGCTCGCCACGGCCCAGCGGCTCTGGCGCTACCTCGCCCGCCGGGCCGTCCCGCCCTTCGAATCCTTCGGCGCCGCCCCCCTCACGCTCCTCGCCTGGACCTCCTGGCTGGCGGAGGACGTCGCCACCGCCCGGATCGTCCTGTCCCGGGCGCTCGACCTGGACGAGGAGTACACCCTCGCCAAGCTGCTGTACGAGTCCCTGAACGCGGGGCTGCGGCCCGACGACCTCCTGGACGGCATCCGTCAGGAGCGCGCGGCCCGCCGGAGCCCGGCAGCCCGGGCGGCGGAGCAGCCGGAGCCCCCGTCGCCCGGGCCCGGCCCCGGACCCTCCGACCCGCCAGCCGCACCGGGGCGTTCCCGGACGCGTCGACGCCCGCCGGGCCCCCGGAGCCAGGCCGACCCGGAAGGGCGGGAGCCCCTCGACGCCGCCAAGAACCCTGACGCCGTCAAGACCCCTGACGGCGCTGAGGCCGCCGACGGCCCGGAGGCTGCTGACGGTCAGGAGCCCCCGGGCGCCGCGAAGGCGTCCGAGCCCCCGGTCGTCCCGGAGAGCCCGGAGCCCCCGCCGTCGTCTCCGGTCAAGGGGTGCGGTATCCCGGCAGCGGTCGCCGAGGAGTCGTACGGTCCGCCGCACACCGCCGCCGGCGCCCCGGCGCAGCCGCACACCGCCGCCGGCGCCCTGGCGCAGCCGCGCACCGCGGGCAGCCCGCTGCCTCAGCCGCGCACGGCCGGCGGTCGCTCGCCGCGGCCGGGCACCAGGAGGCCGCAGTGA
- a CDS encoding trypsin-like serine protease, producing the protein MQPTPEVRSRRRRRTVAVALLAALPGPLLALGAAAPAQAQRRIVGGQAVPLSAHPWVVAIASRQQFGAARSGQFCGGTLVTPTKVVTAAHCFYDESGRPTTRPGLRVVVGRQDLTRQDGREVTVRSIWVHPRYSFASNMQDVAVLTLSQPQTDVPTLDLVDQGDAQPYTAGTEAEVYGWGDTRGDGSYAPSLRGVEVPIVPDGACASAYPGGAANGGFDARGMVCAGEQQGGRDACQGDSGGPLVVAGRLVGLVSWGTGCAEAAHPGVYTRLSAVADAVRGQF; encoded by the coding sequence GTGCAGCCCACCCCGGAAGTCAGGTCCCGCCGTCGCCGCCGGACGGTCGCCGTGGCGCTGCTCGCCGCGCTGCCGGGCCCGCTGCTCGCGCTCGGCGCCGCCGCACCGGCCCAGGCGCAGCGCCGGATCGTGGGCGGCCAGGCGGTGCCGCTGTCCGCGCACCCCTGGGTGGTGGCCATCGCCAGCCGGCAGCAGTTCGGCGCGGCCCGGTCGGGCCAGTTCTGCGGCGGCACCCTGGTCACGCCGACCAAGGTGGTCACGGCGGCGCACTGCTTCTACGACGAGAGCGGCCGCCCGACCACCCGGCCCGGCCTGCGGGTGGTGGTCGGCCGGCAGGACCTCACCCGGCAGGACGGCCGCGAGGTGACCGTCCGGTCGATCTGGGTGCACCCGCGGTACTCCTTCGCCAGCAACATGCAGGACGTGGCGGTGCTCACGCTGAGCCAGCCGCAGACCGACGTGCCGACGCTCGACCTGGTCGACCAGGGCGACGCGCAGCCGTACACGGCGGGCACCGAGGCCGAGGTGTACGGCTGGGGCGACACTCGGGGTGACGGGAGTTACGCGCCGAGCCTGCGCGGGGTGGAGGTGCCGATCGTGCCGGACGGGGCCTGTGCCTCGGCCTACCCGGGCGGTGCTGCCAACGGCGGCTTCGACGCGCGGGGCATGGTCTGCGCGGGGGAGCAGCAGGGTGGCCGGGACGCCTGCCAGGGCGACAGCGGGGGCCCGCTGGTGGTGGCCGGGCGCCTGGTGGGCCTGGTCTCCTGGGGCACCGGCTGCGCCGAGGCGGCCCACCCGGGCGTGTACACCCGGCTCTCGGCGGTGGCCGACGCGGTGCGCGGCCAGTTCTGA
- a CDS encoding ABC transporter ATP-binding protein yields the protein MIQTTGLTKVYRRGRPPALLDLSFDTRPGMVTALLGAEEAGKTTALRLMVELERGQGITLFGGRTYRRLRRPERDVGVLLTEGRPSAGHPGRRARGHLRMLAGAIGVPARRADELLEQTRLAGVAEHRLRSFSPGMHRRLALAGALLGDPHALLLDCPTEELSPRNVEWFHSFLRSFAVSGGTVLVTTRTPQEASLLADRVITIDHGRLVADQPVTEFRRTRLHPEVAVRGPQMARLADLLTEQGAQVRRDGAVGIAVSGVGRTEIGELAYRHGILLHELADRVVEQPLTRPSRPVLPTASGRSGHVQLHPQAQSHPELQSQLQPHPVDLLSHQQEQPHPLPVAPLATLQAAPPHPTQAARTAPAPSPTPGQVPAPTPAAPPAPTPAPAPASGQFPSAAETVVLPRTAPYSPLAGPAPAAAPSAQLAAPTPAAAPAGPAEAHLPTPTDPRSE from the coding sequence ATGATCCAGACCACCGGACTGACCAAGGTCTACCGCCGAGGCCGCCCTCCCGCGTTGCTCGACCTGAGCTTCGACACCCGTCCGGGGATGGTCACCGCGCTGCTCGGCGCGGAGGAAGCCGGCAAGACCACGGCCCTGCGACTGATGGTCGAGCTGGAACGCGGCCAGGGCATCACCCTGTTCGGCGGGCGGACCTACCGCCGGCTGCGGCGGCCGGAGCGCGACGTCGGCGTCCTGCTCACCGAGGGCCGGCCGTCCGCCGGGCACCCCGGTCGGCGGGCGCGCGGCCACCTGCGGATGCTGGCCGGAGCGATCGGCGTCCCGGCCCGCAGGGCGGACGAACTCCTGGAGCAGACCCGGCTCGCGGGCGTCGCCGAGCACCGGCTGCGCTCGTTCTCGCCGGGCATGCACCGCCGCCTGGCCCTGGCCGGCGCCCTGCTCGGCGATCCGCACGCCCTGCTGCTTGACTGCCCCACCGAGGAGTTGTCGCCGCGCAACGTCGAGTGGTTCCACTCCTTCCTGCGGTCCTTCGCCGTGTCCGGCGGCACCGTCCTGGTCACCACCCGCACCCCGCAGGAAGCCTCACTCCTCGCCGACCGGGTGATCACCATCGACCACGGACGGCTGGTCGCCGACCAGCCCGTCACCGAGTTCCGCCGCACCCGGCTGCACCCTGAGGTGGCCGTCCGCGGCCCGCAGATGGCCCGGCTGGCCGACCTGCTCACCGAACAGGGCGCCCAGGTCAGGCGGGACGGCGCCGTGGGCATCGCCGTGAGCGGAGTCGGCCGCACCGAGATCGGCGAACTCGCCTACCGGCACGGCATCCTGCTCCACGAACTGGCCGACCGGGTGGTCGAACAGCCCCTGACCCGCCCGAGCCGCCCGGTCCTCCCCACCGCCTCCGGCCGCTCGGGCCACGTCCAGCTCCACCCCCAAGCTCAATCCCACCCCGAGCTCCAGTCCCAACTTCAGCCCCACCCGGTCGACCTCCTGTCCCATCAGCAGGAACAGCCCCACCCCCTCCCCGTGGCCCCGCTCGCCACCCTCCAAGCGGCACCCCCGCACCCGACGCAGGCGGCCAGGACGGCCCCAGCCCCGAGCCCGACTCCAGGCCAGGTGCCCGCCCCGACCCCGGCTGCCCCTCCCGCTCCCACCCCCGCTCCCGCTCCGGCTTCTGGGCAGTTCCCGAGCGCCGCCGAGACTGTGGTTCTCCCCAGAACGGCGCCGTACTCCCCGCTCGCCGGGCCTGCCCCGGCGGCTGCGCCGTCCGCCCAGCTCGCTGCGCCCACCCCGGCGGCTGCGCCGGCCGGGCCGGCCGAGGCTCACCTGCCCACCCCCACCGACCCCCGGAGCGAGTGA